From the Candidatus Acetothermia bacterium genome, the window GAGGCGGAGGAGATCTCCGCCGCCGCGGCCCTGGCGGCGTGGGACCAGCGCACCCACATGCCGGAGAAGGGGGCCGAGGCGCGGGCCAAAGTCCTGGGGAGGCTCGAGCGGCTGGCGTTCGAGCGGCTGGTCTCCGACCGGATGGGGGAGCTCCTTGCCGCCGCCGAGGCGGAGGGGCCCTCGTCCGAGGTCGAACGGGCCCTCATCCGGGTGTGGAAGCGGAGCTACACCCGCCACCGGGCGATCCCCCCCGAGCTCTACCAGCGGTTTGTCGAGACGACGGCGAGGGCCGAGCACGCCTGGGAGAAGGCCAAGGCGGCTTCGGACTTCGCCCTGTTCCGCCCCCACCTCGCCGAGGTCGTGGACCTGGTGCGTGAGATCGCAAAGCTGGTTGGGTTCCAAGACAGCCCGTACGATGCCCTGGTGGAGGAGTACGAGCCGGGAATGACCGCGGCCCGGCTGCGGGCGATCCTCGACCCCCTGCGTCAGGAGCTCGTGGCGTTCCTTGGGGAGCTGGAGCGGGGCCAGGCCCCGCTCGCCCTGCCCCGTGGGACGTACCCCTTGGAGGCGCAACGCGCGTTCTGCCGGGAGGCCTTGGCCTGGATCGGGTACGACTTCGGGGCGGGGAGGCTTGATGACTCCGTCCACCCGTTCACGATCGGGGTCGGCCCGGGGGACGTGCGGGTCACGAACCGCTACCGGGAGGAGGACCCGTTCCCGTCTCTGTTCGGGGCCCTCCACGAGGGAGGCCACGCCCTGTACGGACAGGGGGTGGATCCCGAGCTTGCCTGGACCGGGCTTTCCGGCGGGGCCTCGTTTGGGATCCACGAGTCTCAGTCCCGGTTTTGGGAGAACCAGATCGGCCGGAGCCTCCCGTTTTGGCTCTACGCCCACCCCCACCTTGTTCGCCACTTCTCGGCGCTTTCCGGGACGGCCCCCGAGGACGTGTGGCGGCACGCAAACCGGGTGGAGCGGTCGTTCATCAGGGTCGAGGCCGACGAGGTCACGTACAACCTCCACATCTGCCTCCGGTTCGAGCTCGAGGTGGGGCTCATCGAGGGGCGGATCGGGGTGGACGAGCTCCCCGCGCGGTGGAACGCGGCGATGCGGGAGTACCTGGGGGTGACCCCGCCGGACGACGCCCACGGGGTGCTCCAGGACGTGC encodes:
- a CDS encoding carboxypeptidase M32 translates to MTENCTPNWSSDPALSLGKSVLPKRFHTSGGTEPSTRRVLSVLTRGGVGLAELSLGEAEGACGGADGADVTALARLRAYVREAEEISAAAALAAWDQRTHMPEKGAEARAKVLGRLERLAFERLVSDRMGELLAAAEAEGPSSEVERALIRVWKRSYTRHRAIPPELYQRFVETTARAEHAWEKAKAASDFALFRPHLAEVVDLVREIAKLVGFQDSPYDALVEEYEPGMTAARLRAILDPLRQELVAFLGELERGQAPLALPRGTYPLEAQRAFCREALAWIGYDFGAGRLDDSVHPFTIGVGPGDVRVTNRYREEDPFPSLFGALHEGGHALYGQGVDPELAWTGLSGGASFGIHESQSRFWENQIGRSLPFWLYAHPHLVRHFSALSGTAPEDVWRHANRVERSFIRVEADEVTYNLHICLRFELEVGLIEGRIGVDELPARWNAAMREYLGVTPPDDAHGVLQDVHWSGGMFGYFPSYALGNLYAAQIVAAAEREIPGLWAHVERGEFAPIREWLREKVHRHGQVYLPEDLCRRVTGGGLSAEAFLAYVRQKYGEVYGI